A stretch of Cucumis sativus cultivar 9930 chromosome 2, Cucumber_9930_V3, whole genome shotgun sequence DNA encodes these proteins:
- the LOC101212273 gene encoding endoglucanase 7, translating to MQGGNHWGGPLEVIDNNGGGGEDHDRRTAAEDWDRAALQSQTFNQNELDETQRSWLLGPPDGKKKKKYVDLGCVMVSRKALKWSLISILIAFCVIGLPIIVAKTWPRHHPPPLPPDRYSEALRKALLFFNAQKSGRLGKSNNITWRGNSGLNDGNETLAKGGLVGGYYDSGENSKYNFPMAYSMTMLSWSLIEYSHKFKSINEYDHLRDLIKWGTDYLLLTFNSSSTKITQIYSQVGGSQNGSQIPDDSTCWQKPEQMDYNRPTQTTFQGPDLAGEMSAALSAASIVFRDDPLYSAKLIKGAETLFAFARDSGRRSRYSRDNAFIAAAYNSSGYYDEYMWGAAWLYYATGNASYLYLATLPGIPKNARAFNVTAVSSVPSWNNKLPAAMVLLTRVRMMLNPGYPYEEMLSMYQTVTGLNMCSYLKQFRVYNWTQGGMMIMNKGQQQGQNLQYIANAAFLANLFADYLNSTGVPGFNCGPNYIPSTFIRNFATSQIDYILGNNPLNMSYVVGYGTKFPRRVHHRGASIPSDNKYYSCEGGFKWRDNPGPNPHNITGAMVGGPDQFDKFRDVRTNPNYTEPTLAGNAGLVAALVSLTTTAGFGIDKNTIFSGIPPLGPKTPPPPPPWKP from the exons ATGCAGGGCGGAAACCACTGGGGAGGGCCACTGGAAGTGATCGACAACAACGGCGGCGGAGGTGAGGATCATGATCGGAGGACGGCAGCGGAGGATTGGGATAGAGCGGCTCTACAATCGCAAACGTTCAATCAGAACGAGCTTGATGAGACGCAGAGGAGTTGGCTTCTAGGTCCGCCGgatgggaagaagaagaagaaatacgTTGACCTAGGTTGCGTAATGGTGTCGAGGAAAGCTTTGAAGTGGAGCTTGATTTCGATATTGATTGCTTTCTGTGTGATCGGATTGCCGATCATTGTGGCTAAAACTTGGCCGCGACACCACCCTCCGCCACTTCCGCCTGATCGCTACTCCGAAGCTCTTCGTAAAGCTCTCCTCTTCTTCAATGCTCAGAAAT CTGGGAGGCTTGGAAAGAGCAACAACATAACATGGAGAGGGAACTCAGGGCTAAACGATGGGAACGAGACATTGGCAAAAGGAGGGCTTGTTGGGGGATACTATGATTCTGGTGAGAACAGTAAATACAATTTTCCAATGGCATATTCAATGACTATGTTGAGCTGGAGCTTGATTGAGTACAGTCACAAGTTTAAGTCTATTAATGAATATGACCACCTCAGAGACCTCATCAAATGGGGTACTGATTATTTGCTCTTGACTTTCAACTCTTCCTCCACCAAAATTACTCAAATTTACTCTCAG GTGGGAGGATCGCAAAATGGATCCCAAATCCCCGACGATTCCACCTGCTGGCAGAAGCCGGAGCAAATGGACTACAATCGACCTACACAAACCACATTCCAAGGCCCTGATCTCGCCGGAGAGATGTCCGCCGCTCTCTCCGCCGCCTCCATCGTCTTCCGCGACGACCCTCTCTACTCCGCCAAACTAATCAAAGGCGCCGAGACCCTCTTCGCCTTCGCTCGCGATTCCGGTCGCCGGTCCCGCTACAGCCGCGACAATGCGTTCATCGCCGCCGCCTACAACTCCTCAGGCTACTACGACGAGTACATGTGGGGAGCGGCGTGGTTGTACTACGCGACGGGAAACGCATCGTACTTGTATCTGGCGACGTTGCCGGGAATACCGAAGAACGCAAGAGCTTTTAATGTGACGGCGGTTTCGAGTGTTCCGAGCTGGAATAACAAACTACCGGCGGCGATGGTGTTGTTGACGAGAGTGAGGATGATGCTGAATCCAGGGTATCCGTATGAGGAGATGTTGAGTATGTACCAAACGGTTACGGGGCTTAATATGTGTTCTTATCTCAAGCAATTTCGTGTCTACAATTGGACTCAAG GAGGAATGATGATTATGAACAAAGGACAGCAACAAGGACAGAATCTCCAATATATAGCAAATGCTGCATTTTTGGCAAATTTGTTTGCTGATTATTTGAACTCCACTGGCGTCCCTGGCTTCAACTGTGGCCCTAATTATATTCCTTCCACTTTTATTCGCAACTTTGCCACCTCCCAG ATTGATTACATTCTTGGCAATAACCCTTTGAACATGAGCTATGTTGTTGGCTATGGCACCAAGTTCCCGAGACGAGTGCATCACCGAGGTGCATCCATTCCTAGCGACAACAAATACTACTCGTGCGAGGGTGGATTCAAGTGGCGAGACAACCCCGGTCCCAACCCCCACAACATCACCGGTGCCATGGTTGGTGGTCCGGATCAATTCGACAAGTTTCGTGACGTACGTACTAATCCAAACTACACTGAGCCAACTCTGGCTGGTAATGCTGGCCTTGTTGCTGCTCTTGTTTCCCTCACTACTACTGCTGGCTTTGGCATTGACAAGAACACTATCTTTTCTGGGATCCCGCCACTCGGTCCCAAGACGCCACCGCCTCCGCCTCCATGGAAGCCCTGA